From the genome of Malus sylvestris chromosome 6, drMalSylv7.2, whole genome shotgun sequence, one region includes:
- the LOC126626742 gene encoding uncharacterized protein LOC126626742: MANAVEELVVQLESGMELSNMEFGVKLIAKVLVDQELNKWGVRNILKSAWKEFGEIQINWVQDNLYVILVRDENIATRLLEQVPWGVMKQNLSVKRWTEDLAMEEIPMHMVLFWVQMKGIPPCLCSEGNLNRLANKCGDLLEVEDITKARGFLRIRIMVDTTKPLVTGCWVTRVGNKESWVEFQYERLQNFCYNCGIIGHPSIECSAPARR; the protein is encoded by the coding sequence atgGCGAATGCTGTGGAGGAATTGGTTGTGCAACTAGAAAGTGGAATGGAGCTCTCGAACATGGAATTTGGAGTGAAACTCATAGCAAAGGTTCTGGTGGATCAAGAGCTTAACAAATGGGGTGTGAGAAACATTTTGAAGAGTGCGTGGAAAGAGTTTGGGGAGATTCAAATTAACTGGGTGCAAGACAACCTGTATGTGATCCTGGTTCGAGACGAGAATATTGCAACACGTTTACTGGAACAGGTGCCTTGGGGGGTGATGAAACAAAACCTCTCTGTGAAAAGGTGGACAGAAGATCTTGCAATGGAAGAAATCCCGATGCACATGGTGCTCTTCTGGGTGCAGATGAAAGGTATCCCTCCGTGTTTGTGCTCTGAGGGTAATTTAAACCGCCTGGCAAATAAATGTGGGGATTTACTGGAGGTTGAGGATATCACCAAAGCTAGGGGTTTCCTTCGAATCCGAATTATGGTGGATACCACGAAACCTCTAGTAACGGGGTGCTGGGTTACCAGGGTAGGAAACAAGGAATCCTGGGTTGAATTTCAGTACGAGCGGTTGCAGAATTTCTGCTATAATTGTGGTATCATTGGTCATCCTAGTATTGAATGCTCTGCGCCAGCAAGGAGATGA